A window of the Hordeum vulgare subsp. vulgare chromosome 5H, MorexV3_pseudomolecules_assembly, whole genome shotgun sequence genome harbors these coding sequences:
- the LOC123394944 gene encoding abscisic acid 8'-hydroxylase 3-like, which translates to MAMVIRTALSPTPSMAAILGMGAPAALAAALGAACGLLLWLRGAWRRPSDDPMRGIPGNMGWPVVGETFAFIAAFSKPAGILSFMRERQARYGKVFKTYVLGRTTVFMTGREAAKILLSGKDGVVSLNLFYTGKQVLGPTSLLTTNGDEHRRLRRLIAQPLSVDALRKHFAFIDGLAVQTLSSWAGRGRVLVLDEASQFTLKVIANMLVSLEPEGPEQEEFRANFKAISSSFASLPLKLPGTAFHRGLGGRNRMYAMLDAVIARRRAGEARDDFLQTLLMKHARGQQQGSSDPAEEEKLTDAQLKDNILTLLVAGHDTTTAGLTWLVKFLGENPDVLARLREEHMGIRAGREDGGLRWSDLGSMPYTTKVMNETLRRATILPWYSRKAAQDFSIDGFEVAKGASVNLDVVSIHHDAAVFADPERFDPDRFDGALKPYSFLGFGSGPRMCPGMSLAKLEICVFAHHLVCTYDWKALEDDASVQPTLVRMPKNKYPIIATALP; encoded by the exons ATGGCGATGGTGATACGTACAGCTCTGTCTCCGACCCCATCAATGGCGGCCATCTTGGGAATGGGAGCTCCCGCGGCGCTCGCCGCTGCCTTGGGGGCGGCCTGCGGGCTCCTCCTCTGGCTCCGGGGGGCGTGGAGGCGGCCGTCCGACGATCCGATGCGTGGCATCCCGGGGAACATGGGGTGGCCGGTGGTTGGCGAGACCTTCGCCTTCATCGCCGCCTTCTCCAAGCCGGCCGGCATCCTGAGCTTCATGCGGGAGCGGCAGGCGAGGTACGGCAAGGTGTTCAAGACGTACGTGCTGGGGCGGACGACGGTGTTCATGACGGGGCGGGAGGCGGCCAAGATCCTCCTGTCCGGCAAGGACGGCGTGGTGAGCCTCAACCTCTTCTACACCGGCAAGCAGGTGCTTGGCCCCACCAGCCTGCTCACCACCAACGGCGACGAGCACCGGCGGCTGCGCCGGCTCATCGCGCAGCCCCTCTCCGTGGACGCCCTCCGCAAGCACTTCGCCTTCATCGACGGCCTCGCCGTGCAGACCCTCAGCTCCTGGGCCGGCCGCGGCCGCGTGCTCGTCCTCGACGAGGCATCGCAGTTCACGCTCAAGGTCATCGCCAACATGCTCGTCAGCCTGGAGCCGGAGGGGCCGGAGCAGGAGGAGTTCCGGGCAAACTTCAaggccatctcctcctccttcgcGTCGCTGCCGCTCAAGCTCCCCGGCACGGCCTTCCACCGCGGCCTCGGCGGCCGGAACCGGATGTACGCCATGCTGGACGCGGTGATCGCGCGCCGCAGGGCCGGCGAGGCCCGCGACGACTTCCTCCAGACGCTCCTCATGAAGCACGCCCGCGGGCAGCAGCAAGGATCGTCGGAcccggcggaggaggagaagctgACGGACGCGCAGCTCAAGGACAACATCCTGACGCTGCTCGTCGCCGGCCACGACACCACCACGGCGGGCCTGACGTGGCTCGTCAAGTTCCTCGGCGAGAACCCCGACGTGCTCGCAAGGCTGAGGGAGGAGCACATGGGGATCCGGGCGGGGCGGGAGGACGGCGGGCTGAGGTGGTCGGACCTGGGCAGCATGCCGTACACGACCAAGGTGATGAACGAGACGCTGCGGCGGGCCACCATCCTGCCGTGGTACTCGCGCAAGGCGGCGCAGGACTTCAGCATCGACGGGTTCGAGGTGGCTAAGGGCGCGTCGGTGAACCTGGACGTGGTGTCCATCCACCACGACGCCGCCGTCTTCGCCGACCCCGAGCGCTTCGACCCCGACAGATTCGAC GGGGCGCTGAAGCCGTACAGCTTCCTGGGGTTCGGCAGCGGGCCGCGGATGTGCCCCGGGATGAGCCTTGCCAAGCTCGAGATCTGCGTCTTCGCCCACCACCTCGTCTGCACATACGA CTGGAAGGCGCTGGAGGATGACGCCTCAGTGCAGCCGACGCTGGTGCGCATgcccaagaacaagtaccccatcATCGCCACCGCGCTCCCCTGA